From a region of the Phaseolus vulgaris cultivar G19833 chromosome 6, P. vulgaris v2.0, whole genome shotgun sequence genome:
- the LOC137831762 gene encoding benzyl alcohol O-benzoyltransferase-like, protein MASSSSPLRFTVRRCQPQLVPPAIPTPHELKLLSDIDDQEGLRYHTPGIQIYGKQASMAEKDPAEVIRQALSQTLVFYYPLAGRVREGPHRKLVVDCTREGAMFIEADADVTLAEFGDSLQPPFPCFHELLYDVPDSQQITDTPPVLVQVTRLKCGGFILTSSINHTICDGTGVSQFMHTWAEMARGSTKPSIPPVWCRELLMARHPPRVTFNHREYEHVLDTSERTMTSTEHDMVQRSFFFGPSQIAAIRLLVPPHLQHCTTFDIITACLWRCRTKALQIEAHEEVRMMVIVNGRARLNPPLPVGYYGNAIAFPAAVSTAGKLCENPFGYAVELIKKAKSEVTEEYMHSVADLMVIKDRCMFTTIRSCIISDLTRGRFREVNFGWGEAVYSGVAKTGFGSFLGGTYQVLHKNAKGEEGIVLPIWLPAQAMNRFAKELDNLFGNQNQTTNWFGKELCNMFGKENQTTIRSPTFIMSTL, encoded by the exons ATGGCCTCATCTTCTTCTCCTCTAAGGTTTACAGTGCGAAGGTGCCAACCCCAGCTGGTGCCTCCTGCTATTCCCACTCCTCATGAACTTAAGCTACTTTCCGACATTGATGATCAAGAAGGCCTGCGTTATCACACTCCAGGGATACAAATTTATGGAAAGCAAGCATCAATGGCAGAGAAAGATCCAGCTGAAGTGATTCGGCAAGCACTGTCGCAAACACTTGTCTTCTATTACCCACTAGCGGGTAGGGTTAGGGAGGGACCTCACCGGAAATTAGTGGTGGATTGCACTAGAGAAGGTGCCATGTTCATCGAGGCTGATGCTGACGTCACACTGGCTGAGTTTGGTGATTCTCTCCAACCTCCATTTCCATGCTTCCATGAACTGCTGTACGATGTTCCTGACTCACAGCAAATTACCGACACTCCCCCTGTCCTCGTACAG GTGACACGGCTTAAGTGTGGTGGTTTCATTTTGACTTCCTCCATCAACCACACCATATGTGATGGAACTGGTGTTTCACAGTTCATGCACACGTGGGCTGAAATGGCTCGTGGTTCAACCAAACCTTCCATTCCACCTGTGTGGTGTAGGGAACTCTTGATGGCAAGACATCCACCTCGCGTTACATTCAACCATCGTGAATACGAACATGTCCTAGACACAAGCGAAAGAACTATGACATCAACCGAACACGACATGGTTCAACGATCGTTCTTCTTTGGACCTTCCCAAATAGCTGCTATTCGTCTCTTGGTCCCACCCCACCTTCAGCACTGCACCACGTTTGACATCATCACAGCATGCTTATGGCGTTGTCGTACAAAAGCATTGCAGATAGAGGCACATGAGGAGGTTCGCATGATGGTGATAGTGAATGGTCGTGCAAGGTTGAATCCTCCTTTACCTGTTGGTTACTATGGAAATGCTATTGCGTTCCCTGCAGCAGTTTCCACTGCAGGGAAGCTTTGTGAAAATCCATTTGGGTATGCAGTGGAGTTAATAAAGAAAGCGAAAAGTGAGGTGACAGAAGAGTACATGCATTCGGTGGCAGATCTAATGGTGATTAAAGATCGGTGCATGTTTACAACCATAAGATCTTGTATTATTTCGGATTTGACACGTGGAAGGTTTAGAGAAGTGAATTTTGGGTGGGGTGAGGCTGTGTACAGTGGAGTGGCCAAAACTGGATTTGGGAGCTTTCTTGGAGGAACCTATCAAGTGTTGCATAAAAATGCAAAAGGAGAAGAAGGCATAGTCTTACCAATTTGGTTGCCTGCTCAAGCTATGAATAGGTTTGCAAAAGAGTTGGATAACTTGTTTGGGAACCAAAACCAAACTACCAATTGGTTTGGAAAAGAGTTGTGTAACATGTTTGGGAAAGAAAACCAAACTACCATAAGGAGTCCTACTTTTATCATGTCTACCTTATAG